GAAGGCGCCGTAGCTCCACTCCAGGGCCTTGCGGGTGAGCTCGGCCTCGTCGGCCCCGAGGGCCGCGCCGTGCACGCCGGCGGTGTTGGCCTTGTTGGGGGAGCCGTAGCCGATGGTGGTGGTCACCTTGATCATCGAGGGCCGGTCGGTGACGGCCTTGGCCTCCTCGATCGCCCGGGCGATGGCGGCCACATCGGTGTTGCCGTCGGGCACGTGGATGGTGTGCCAGCCGTAGGCCTCGTAGCGCTTCAGCACGTCCTCGGTGAAGGACACCGCGGTGTTGCCGTCGATGGTGATGTGGTTGTCGTCGTAGAGGGCGATCAGCTTGCCCAGGCCCAGGTGACCGGCCAGGGAGGCGGCCTCGCTGCTCACGCCTTCCTGGTGACAGCCGTCACCCATGATCACGTAGGTGTAGTGGTCCACCAGCTCGGCGCCGGGCTTGTTGAAGCGGGCGGCCAGATGGGCTTCGGCGATCGCCAGGCCCACGGCGTTGGAGATGCCCTGGCCGAGGGGGCCGGTGGTGACCTCCACGCCCGGGGTCTCGAAGGTTTCGGGGTGGCCGGGGGTCTTGGAGCCCCACTGGCGGAACTGCTTGATGTCGTCGAGGGTCACCGACTCGTAGCCGGTGAGGTGCAGCAGCGCGTAGAGCAGCATGCAGCCGTGGCCGGCCGACAGCACGAAGCGGTCGCGGTTGAACCACCTGGGGTTCTTGGGGTTGTGCCGCAGCGCCTTGTCCCACAGGGCGAACGCCATGGGGGCACAGCCCATGGGCAGGCCAGGGTGCCCCGAGTTCGACTTGTTGATGGCGTCGATCGCCAGGAAGCGGATGCTGTTGATGCAGAGCGTTTCCAGCTGGCTGGCGGACGTCATGGACGGGGTGGGGGTGGCGACCATCGGGGAAGAACTAGGGGTAAGGGTGGAAGGGGGTGTACGCAACAGGCGCGACCGGCCGGTGGAGCGAACGGGCCTGGGAGCTAACGGACCATCAGCTCAAGGCAGGCGCCGGAAGGCCAGACAGACGTTGTGGCCGCCGAATCCGAAGGAATTGGAGAGAACCACATCGAGTGTCCGTTCGCGGGCCTGGTTGGGCACCACATCCAGATCACAGGCCGGATCCGGATTTTGATAATTGATGGTAGGCGGCACCACGCCATGCTTCATCGCCAGCACCGCGGCGACCGCCTCGATGCCGCCGCTGCCGCCCAGCAGGTGACCCGTCATCGACTTGGTGGAGCTCACCGGAATCCGATGGGCATGGTCGCCGAGGACGCCCTTGATGGCGGAGGTCTCGTTGCTGTCGTTGGCCTGGGTGCTGGTGCCGTGGGCATTGATGTAGTCCACGGCCTCAGGCTCCAGTTCCGCGTCGGCGAGGGCCAGGCGGATGGCCTGGGCACCGCCCACGCCTCCGGGGGAGGGGGCGGTGATGTGGTGCGCATCGCAGCTCATGCCGTAGCCCACCACCTCCGCCAGCACCGTGGCACCGCGGGCTTCGGCATGGGTCAGGCTTTCCAGCACCAGCACACCGGCCCCTTCACCGATCACGAAGCCATTGCGCTCCGCATCGAAGGGGCGGCTGGCGGTGGCGGGATCGTCGTTGCGGAAGGAGAGGGCCTTGGCGCTGGCGAAGCCGGCCAGGCCCAGCGGCGTGATTGCCGATTCGGCACCGCCGCACACCATGGCGTCCGCCAGCCCAAGCTGAATCAGGCGGTAGGCGTCGCCGATGGCATTGGAGCCGGCGGCGCAGGCGGTGGCCACGGCGGAACTGGGCCCCTTGGCGCCCAGGGCGATGGCGGTGAGCCCCGTGGCCATGTTGGGGATCATCATCGGCACGCAGAACGGGCTCACCCGGTCGGGCCCACGGTCGGCCAGCACATGGGCCTGGGTCTCCATCATCAGGAGGCCCCCCACCCCGGACCCGATCGAGGTGCCCACCCGGTGGGCATTGCTGGCGTCGATGGTGAGGCCGGCATCGGCCAGGGCCTGCTTGGCGGCCACCACGCCGAACTGGCAGAAGCGGTCCCAGCGTTTGGATTCCTTGGGCTCCAGCCAGCCGCTCGGGTCGAAGTTCTTCACTTCGGCGGCGAAGCGGCAGGCGTGGCGGCTGGCATCGAAGAGGGTGATGCCGGCCACCCCGTTGCGCCCGCTGCTCAGACCTTCCCAGTAGCTGGGAACGTCATTGCCGATCGGAGTGACTGCGCCGAGGCCGGTGATGACGACCCGCTGGAGACCCTGGACCATGGAGCGGTTCAGGCCTGCTTGTCCTGGATGTACTTGACGGCATCGCCGACGGTGGTGATCCCCTCGGCGGCCTCATCGGGGATTTCGATGTCGAAGGCTTCCTCCAGGGCCATCACCAGCTCGACGGTGTCGAGGGAATCGGCCCCCAGATCGTTCTGGAAGTTGGACTCGGGCTTCACTTCGGCCGCGTCGACGCTGAGTTGCTCAGCAACGATGGAGCGCACTTTCTCGAAGATCGCTTCCTGGGACATGGCCGCTGTGTGGGTCGATGCACTCTACGGGTCGCCCTGTCAGCCCTTCCCAGGGCCTGGCCACCATCGCCGGGCGGCCCTGAGGCCAGCTGCTTATGAACAAGGGTGAAGGGCTGGTGGCGCGGAGAGGAAGAGCCCGAACGGCTTGGGTACCTTTGCCACACGCCGAGTCTCAGCACACCGGAGTCCAGATGTCCCACGCCGTCAAGATCTACGACACCTGCATCGGCTGCACCCAGTGCGTGCGGGCCTGCCCCCTGGACGTGCTGGAGATGGTGCCCTGGGACGGCTGCAAGGCCGGCCAGATCGCCTCCTCCCCCCGCACCGAAGACTGCGTGGGCTGCAAGCGGTGTGAAACCGCCTGCCCCACCGATTTCCTCTCGATCCGCGTCTACCTCGGCGACGAGACCACCCGCTCCATGGGCCTGGCCTACTGAGGCCCTCCCGGCCCGGAGCCACTGCGGCACCACGTTTCACCCCGGTGCCACTGGTCATGCCGGCACCACGGCTCACCTCTCAT
This sequence is a window from Cyanobium sp. PCC 7001. Protein-coding genes within it:
- the psaC gene encoding photosystem I iron-sulfur center protein PsaC encodes the protein MSHAVKIYDTCIGCTQCVRACPLDVLEMVPWDGCKAGQIASSPRTEDCVGCKRCETACPTDFLSIRVYLGDETTRSMGLAY
- the acpP gene encoding acyl carrier protein; amino-acid sequence: MSQEAIFEKVRSIVAEQLSVDAAEVKPESNFQNDLGADSLDTVELVMALEEAFDIEIPDEAAEGITTVGDAVKYIQDKQA
- the fabF gene encoding beta-ketoacyl-ACP synthase II, which translates into the protein MVQGLQRVVITGLGAVTPIGNDVPSYWEGLSSGRNGVAGITLFDASRHACRFAAEVKNFDPSGWLEPKESKRWDRFCQFGVVAAKQALADAGLTIDASNAHRVGTSIGSGVGGLLMMETQAHVLADRGPDRVSPFCVPMMIPNMATGLTAIALGAKGPSSAVATACAAGSNAIGDAYRLIQLGLADAMVCGGAESAITPLGLAGFASAKALSFRNDDPATASRPFDAERNGFVIGEGAGVLVLESLTHAEARGATVLAEVVGYGMSCDAHHITAPSPGGVGGAQAIRLALADAELEPEAVDYINAHGTSTQANDSNETSAIKGVLGDHAHRIPVSSTKSMTGHLLGGSGGIEAVAAVLAMKHGVVPPTINYQNPDPACDLDVVPNQARERTLDVVLSNSFGFGGHNVCLAFRRLP